DNA from Sulfodiicoccus acidiphilus:
TGGACCGGTGAACCTAAGGTGGAGTTCTGAAGTCAAGGTTGGCGGGTCGTTGGCTTCTGTGGGCGCCAGAGTAGTCCAGGGTGCTGCACAAAGGATCATTGAGGACCTTTTCCAATGTGTGAAAGAGAAGGTTGAGAGGACTTGAATCACTTAATTCCCGAGTTTAACGGGAGACGTTTTCCCTTAGAATAATTTAATAGCCAGAGGTACGAAGGTTGAGGTGTGTTAGGTGAAGTTCCTATCTACCAATTTGCGGACATCGACAAAACAGTTAATTTTAAAGAATTTATATATTTCCTAAGAGAATACATTCTATCCCTAGACGAATCTAGCGTCAAAATCCCACCGCGGACAGTGATCTCTCTCCCCAACGACGCGGTGTGGCTAGTGATGCCAGTAACCGATCTGAAAAACGATGTGTTCGTTACTAAAATTGTCAATGAATACAAACATAATCCTGAACGTGGACTTCCGAAATCAGCTGGCTTGACTCTCGTATCAAGGGCCTCAAACGGACAGCTGCTCTGTCTATTGGACTCAAACTACGTAACTGGGCTTAGGACAGCTGCCTTAGCAGCCCTCTCCCTAGAGCTAAGGCCAGATAAGGTTTGGAGGAAGGTCGGAATGATAGGCTCGGGACTTGAAGCCTCTTTCTTGGCCAGGGCCGTCCTCTCCCTAACCAGCCCAGAGGAGGTCAGAGTTTTCAGCAGGAACCCAGAAAACGTCAGAAATTTCGTAGAGAGAATGGGTAAATACGGATACACAGTATCTGCCGCCCCCAGTCCAGATAACGCAGTGAAAGACGCCGATCTAGTGGTTCTGGCCACCGACTCAAAACAACCCGTCATATCTGCGAACTGGCTCAGGTCTGACGCTCACGTGATAAGCATCGACACCCTCCCCGACAGGAGGGAACTGGATCCAGAGACGTTGAGGAGGGCGTCTATGATCGTCGTCGACGACTTAGACGAAGTGATGAGTGCTGCGGGAGACGTGATCCACGCAGTCGAGAGCGGCCTTATCGGCAAGGAAAGGATAGTCCCTCTAAAAGAAGTACTAAGAGAAAGGAAAAGAGTAACAGGCTCCTTAACAGTCTACAAGTCGGTCGGTTTCGCTTTGCTAGATTGCGCTGCATCGCTTTATATTCACCAGAGACTGAGCTCCTGAATTAAGTTCTCCCTCAATTGCTACTTTGTAATAAGAGAACTAACTAATAGAGGACATAACAACTCCACTTCGCTGGGAAATTCGGGATCCGACTTAACTATGCTCTTTATGGATTCGACTTCCTACATCAATCTAGGATCTGGGAACAGTGAATTGCTCTACTGGGTAACAGTTTGGTTTTTGGTGGACTTGGAGAACTCAAGAGGACCACCTTCCCCCCTCACGTGGCGCGCTGACGTAAGGAACTCTCCCCGCGGGCGACGTGTTTAGACAGTTAGGAGCGACCAGAAATTAAGATGAGCACCTCAGCGGCGACGGTAGGGAAGGGCTATGATATATTTGCGATTTACTTGGCATTAGTGTGAGGAACGAAAAAGATATATAACACTTTCTAAGTTAGAAAATTACATGTCAGATGTAAGCGGAGAAACAGAAGTTCTACTCCGTATGGAAAGGTTCAAGACGTGGCCTTGGCCGTTTTCCTACCTAGCCATGGTCGGTCTGGCTTACTTTTTCGGGCTCATGGACGTCTTAACTATAGGGATTGCCGCCCCAGCCATAGCTGCCACTTTCGGCGTGAGCGCAGCGCCCCTAGCGGCGCTAGGTGGTACGCTCAGTCTAGTGGGTTACGTCATTGGCGCACTTGGCTTCTCCCACATAAGCGACGCCTACGGGAGGAGAGCGGGCCTGACGATCACGCTCATTTCCTACTCAGTTGGCTCGCTGTGGACGGCCCTTTCCCCTAACGTTATTAACGTCTATGCGTCTAGGCTCTTAACGGGGGTGGGAATAGGGGCAGACCTGGCTATAGCGGCTGCCTACCTGGGAGAACTCTCCCCACACGGCGTTCGAGGAAGATTTCAGAGTTTCGGAACTTTCCTAGGTTTCGTAGGAGCCGGAGTAACCCCCTTCATAGGCCTCCTCATAATACCCGCCTTCTCTTGGGGGTGGAGACTTTTCTTCGTGATAGGCTCCTTAGGGGCGTTAAGTCTCCTTTACATAAGGAGGGTATTGCCAGAGAGTCCGCGTTGGCTGATTTCTAAAGGCAGAGTGGAGGACGCCAGCCGGATTGTCTCGAAAGCCGAAGAATTCTACAAGAAGAAATATGGTGTTCTCCCACCCGTGGAACAGTCTGCCTCGAAATTGGCTATTGTGAAGGGGGGTAAAGTTCCCACGTTGTCGTTGGTGACCGATAGGAGGTACTTGACGAGGCTTGCCATACTCCTTCCAGTCTTCGTTCTCTACTACATTTACACTTACCCTTACCTAGTCCTTACCACCTCGTTTCTCTCTGCCGCCGGTTACACAATTGCGAGCAGTCTCCTGATTCCTGGAATAGGGGGGTTCGGCTTCGCGCTAGGTGCTTTCCTCTCCTACGTTTTCTCGGATTACATTGAAAGGAAATACCTGATCTCGCTTCTCCTCTTCATTCAGGGATTAGCCATGTTCGCCATAGGGATAAAGGGACCAGTCCCAGAGGAGGTAGGAGCTTACTTCCTCGCGGCGTTCTCTAACACGTTCCTGGCTACGGCCCTTTACATATATGCGGTAGAGAACTTCCCGACCAGAGCGAGAAGCACAGGTGTGGCCTTCACTGACGGGCTTGGGCACATCGGTGGTATATTCTCGCTTCCCTTTGCCCTCTCACTGTTCCTCTCTCTTGGCTTTTCACCGACTTACTACATCCTCGGCGCGTTTGCCTTGGTGGCAGCAGCGGTAGTCCTGCCTGGTATACTGTCTACAAGGAGAAAATTAGAGGAACTCACGGATTAGCTTAATTTTAAAGTTTTTATCCTGTCCTCCTGGAGGAGATTTTCATTCCCTTGAACCCTCAGGAGGATAGCTACTTTGGAAGTTTAACTTTATAAAGTGGGGGTTCAAAGGGGGCGGAAAACCTCGCCTCTCTGAGGCGGGGATGGATAGCCCCCCTTTGTATAAGTTTAAATATCTATTCGCAGTCAATATATTGATGACAGTCATAGACGGAGTAAGTGTCACCGAGACGCCTTGGTTAAAGCGAGGGTCCGTGTGGTACGCCTCTGCTCCACCCGAAGGCCCTTCATGGGCACCAGCTGGATTAGAGCAGGAAGATAGATCGGGGTCGGTGCGACCCTCAGTGCCTGTGGAGTTCCGCCCTCTACCAGTACTTCGGTACTGGCAAGGTGGAGCTGGGAAGCAGGAAGCTCCGCCCTTTAGGGCGGGGTGAGTTCACTAGTGCCAAATATTCTTCCATAAATTGTCCT
Protein-coding regions in this window:
- a CDS encoding ornithine cyclodeaminase family protein, which encodes MLGEVPIYQFADIDKTVNFKEFIYFLREYILSLDESSVKIPPRTVISLPNDAVWLVMPVTDLKNDVFVTKIVNEYKHNPERGLPKSAGLTLVSRASNGQLLCLLDSNYVTGLRTAALAALSLELRPDKVWRKVGMIGSGLEASFLARAVLSLTSPEEVRVFSRNPENVRNFVERMGKYGYTVSAAPSPDNAVKDADLVVLATDSKQPVISANWLRSDAHVISIDTLPDRRELDPETLRRASMIVVDDLDEVMSAAGDVIHAVESGLIGKERIVPLKEVLRERKRVTGSLTVYKSVGFALLDCAASLYIHQRLSS
- a CDS encoding MFS transporter; its protein translation is MSDVSGETEVLLRMERFKTWPWPFSYLAMVGLAYFFGLMDVLTIGIAAPAIAATFGVSAAPLAALGGTLSLVGYVIGALGFSHISDAYGRRAGLTITLISYSVGSLWTALSPNVINVYASRLLTGVGIGADLAIAAAYLGELSPHGVRGRFQSFGTFLGFVGAGVTPFIGLLIIPAFSWGWRLFFVIGSLGALSLLYIRRVLPESPRWLISKGRVEDASRIVSKAEEFYKKKYGVLPPVEQSASKLAIVKGGKVPTLSLVTDRRYLTRLAILLPVFVLYYIYTYPYLVLTTSFLSAAGYTIASSLLIPGIGGFGFALGAFLSYVFSDYIERKYLISLLLFIQGLAMFAIGIKGPVPEEVGAYFLAAFSNTFLATALYIYAVENFPTRARSTGVAFTDGLGHIGGIFSLPFALSLFLSLGFSPTYYILGAFALVAAAVVLPGILSTRRKLEELTD